The genomic interval ATCCCAATATAAGATTTAATACGCTGATAATGAATATTATAACTAAAATTAAATAAAGGAATAATGGCATTTGCAAACGCCTCAGCCCCTTCCATAATGATAATAATTTCTAGTTCTTTGCCTATGAATTGTCGATTGATAGCCTCTGCTAAGGCTGCGATTTTTTCATGAATCGTACCATTTGATAAAAATAACTCAAATTGCTTGTCAAGAACCTGAATATCAGTTTCCAAGTCCATATTTGTCAATTAAATATACTAAACTTGCCATCGCCGCAGATCCAAGTGCCAATTCCCTGGGGTGGACAGCTTGAATGCGGTCCTGTTCCGTATGATGGTAATCAAAATACCTTTGAGAATCCGGACTTAATCCTAATAATAGTCCTTTTTGACTCTTTAATTGGCCTACATCCGCACCAGAACCACCTTTGTCAAATTTAATATTATAAGGCCCAAGAACCTCCTCCCATTTAGATAAATTTTGAGTATATTTTAGGAGTACACTGCTGTCTGCATCAAAACCAAAACCTAAAGGCGTAAATCCACCAGCATCTGATTCAATTGCAGCCAAATGAAACTCCTTTTTCTCATTTGAAATCCTCGAATAGGTAGTTGCTCCAGCCAAACCATTTTCTTCATTTTGAAATAATACACACCGAATTGTCCGTTTTGGTTTATAATTCATTGCCTTTAATAAATGCAAAACTTCCATAGAATGGACACATCCTGCTCCATCATCATGAGCACCCCCTCCAACATCCCAGGAATCTAAATGACCTCCAACAAGAATGATCTCCTCTGGTCTTTCTGAACCTCTAATCTCCCCGATTACACTATAACTTTGCTTTTGTCCTCTCCATTCACAATTGGTCTTAATAAACAATTGTGTTTCTCCAGCCTTCATACAATTACTTAGAAGCACCGCATCATTTGTAGAAATTGCCACTGCTGGAATTGGCGTAACACCCTCCTCGAAAATAGTACTTCCTGTATGCGGTACATTGTCCATGCGTCCTGTCATAGAACGAATGACACAAGCCTTAGCACCAAATTTTGAGGCAATGTTTGCACCAAAAACCCGTTGATCAACAGCACCACCATATCCATAAAATGTTCTAAGATGCTTATTTTCAAACGGTCTGCTATAATAAACAATCTTTCCCTTTAAGGCCGAACCCAATTTACGGGCTTCTTCAAGACTTTGAACTTCAATCACAGTTCCCGATAAACCACCTTTTGGTGTAGCTCCTGAACCCCCTAATGCAAGGCAATTTAAGGCCCGGGTGCCTACTAAAGAATGATTAATTATAGCTATTTCTTCACGCGCTCCCCGATACCAATAATTTACCATACAAGCTTGTCTCCAAACGGTATCCGTTCCAATGGTATCCAATACTTGAGCCGTAAATTCTATTGCAGCCATGCTTTGCGGGGATCCTGCTATCCGACCACCGATCGTTTCTGATAAATACGTTAACCATTTATAGGATAATTGTTCAGTTAATGCCTTCTCATAAATATTTTTAACAAAAAAAATATCATCATCTGAATTCTGAGAATTCCCTTTACTTATAATAATACAAGTTCCTAAAATAGAACTAAGCATTAAATTCCGAAATCTAAAATATTGCATCGTAGAAACTTAAATTCGATTTAAGAAAATCGCATGATCAAATTAAAAAATATGCGTTTATTTGTACTGAATTTAACTAAAACAAGAACAAAATTAAGTTAATAATACTAGAATATGTCCTTAATTTTTGAATTCCATTGTGAATCCTAAAACAATGGCTTCAATCCTGCAAAACTTTTATTCAAATTACATTCATTAGAAAAAAAAATAATATGAAACAATTTATTTTTAAATTTTTACCAGCATTCATTTTTACAGTTTTTTTTATAAGCACTTCTGTATGCCAAACTTCGGAACAAAATGCAATGCAGGAAAAAGAAAGATTGGCTAAATTGGAAGCCACAATGAAAGCAGCATCTTCGAAATTTTGGACCTGTAATGCAGGTATCGGATTAGATCTGGGTCAGCTTTTAAATATTAATCCATATGTTGGTTCAGGTTCTAACCGCTTAGGAATCGGTGGTGCTTTAAATTATAAAGCAAACTATAAAAAAGAATTATTAACATGGAACAATGATATCCTTTTTAATCTTTCAACACAACGCATCGGAAGCGGAACTATAACGAATGGTTCTTCAGAAAAAGTACCGTTTGAAAAAGCGCTAGATCTTTTAAATCTGAACTCTAATATTGCATATAAGGTGAATGCAGAATCTGCTTGGGCCTATTCATTTGATTTTGGATTTAGATCACAACTCTTAAATTCATATATTGATTCTGCTTCGAATAAAATTTATTTAAAAGAACTAAAGGTTGGGAACTATAATACGACACTCGCATCGAAATTATTTTCACCAGCTTTAATCACCCTTGCTCCCGGAATGAAATATACTAAAGGAACTAAATTTTATGCGTTTCTTTCACCAGTTGCCGGACAAATATTAATAATTGCAGATCAAAATATAGCAAATCTAGGGATCCACGGTACGGCCTTAAAAGAAGGAAGTACAATAGAATTTGAAACTACCAAATTCTCATTCGGAGCATTAGCTAAAGCCGGGTATACAAGTGTCTATTACAAAAAATTAAATGCAAACACAGAACTTTCCTTGTATTCAGACTATCTGGACAAGCCTCAAAATATAGATGTGGTTTGGACGAATAATTTTGGTGTTGAAGTTTTTAAAGGATTTAATATTGGTCTCAAAGTAGATCTATATTATGATGACAATAAACTTAATAGCATTTCCGATTCGAAAGCGATAGGTGGAGTTCTTGGTCTCGGAAAAAGAGTCAATATTATTGAACAATTGTTATTGACTTATACCCGAAGTTTTTAATTCCACAAATTAACTTATACGAAAAACAGAATCAAGGACAACGAGTAATTTTAAAATTACCAGCTACTTCTCGAAGCTGCTAATTTTCTCTTGCTGTCACTCCAATCTTCTGCCTATCTTCACGGCTTGTTATACGCCTATGAAAAAATTGTTTTTATTGGATGGTCATGCCTTGGTTTACAGAGCTCACTACGCATTCATTACACGACCTTTAATTAACTCAAAAGGTCTCAATACCTCGGCTATTTCTGGATTTACAAGGACACTTTGGGATATCATTAGCAATGAAAAACCCAGTCATCTTGCGGTAGCTTTTGACCTTTCCGGACCTACCTTCAGGCATAAAGAATTTCCTGCATATAAAGCGAATCGGGAAGCTCAGCCGGAAGATATTACCCGAGCCTTTCCTTATATTGAAGAACTTATAAAAGCATTTAATATACCGATTATTACGGTCGAATCTTTTGAAGCAGATGATGTCATTGGCACGATTGCAAAACAAGCTGCACGAGAAGGATTTACCGTTTATATGGTGACACCAGACAAAGATTACGGCCAATTAGTAGAAGAACATATCAAAATGTATAAACCATCTCGTCAAGGAAATGGAGTCGATATCTTAGGGCCTAAAGAAATAACAGAATCCTGGGGCATTAAACGCGTCGACCAGGTAATCGATTTATTAGGATTGATGGGAGATGCGGTAGATAATATTCCAGGAATTCCAGGAGTTGGTGAAAAAACTGCTGTAAAATTATTGGATGAATACGATACTATTGAAAATTTAATCAAAAACAAAGATAAATTGGTTGGAAAATTAAAAGATAAGGTAACGGAACACTCCGACCTTGCTTTATTAAGTAAAAAATTGGCAACTATTGACATCCATGTACCCATACAATTTGATGAAAAAATATACAAGATTGAAGGATTTGATAAAATCAGACTTGCAGAATTATTTAAATTATTGGAGTTCCGATCACTCGCACAAAGTATTTTAGGCAACGATCAACAAGGTCAGCAAGGCAATTTATTTGGTGAACCAACTACCATTGAAAATGAAGAATCACCTAAAGAATATAAAATTGCAGATCATGATATTTCAAATACTAAACATCATTATGTATTAATCCAAACAGAAGCTGAAATTCAGGATTTAATTTCAAAACTTGAAAAAGCAGATCGGATTTCATTTGATACAGAAACTACAGGAATTGATGCAAACCAAGCTCAATTAGTGGGTATGTCGTTTTGCTTAAAACCAACAGAAGCATATTATGTGCCTATTTCAGAGAATCAGGAATATGCACTACAACAGGTCCAAAAATTCAAAACTATTTTTGAAGATTCAACAAAAAAATTTATAGGTCAGAATATTAAATATGATATGCTAATGATGAAATGGTATGGAATCAATCTTCCGGTTCCTTACTTTGACACCATGATTGCACATTATTTATTAGAACCGGATTTGCGACATAAATTAGACTATCTGGCAGAATCCTATTTGAATTATAAAATGGTCGCGATTGAAGAATTAATCGGCAAAAAAGGAAATAGCCAGGGTTCTATGCGTGATGTTCCTTTAGAAAAAATAAAAGAATATGCAGCTGAGGATGCAGATATGACTTTACAGATAAAAAGTATTCTAGAAAAAGAAATTAAAGAGCAGGAATTACATAAACTTATAACCGAAATTGAATTCCCTTTAGTCTCTGTTCTTTGTGATATGGAATATGAAGGAGTTCGAATAGATGGAAATTTTTTAAATGAATATAGCAAAGTATTGGAAGGCCATATCGCACAAGCAGAAAAACTAATTTATCAAAAAGCTGGAGTTCGCTTTAATATTGCGAGTCCGAAACAAGTTGGTGAAATATTATTTGAGCGATTAAAAATTCCCTACAAATGGAAAAAAACAAGTTCCAATCAATATTCAACAGATGAAGAAAAACTTACGGAACTGGCACCTGAAAATGAAATCGTAAATGATATTCTGGAACATCGGAAATTATCAAAACTGAAATCAACGTATGTTGATGCTTTACCCTTAATGATAAATCCTAAAACAGGTAGAGTACATAGTTCGTTTAATCAGGCAAGAGCTGCGACTGGTAGGTTGTCTTCAGAAAATCCAAATCTTCAAAATATCCCGATTAAAGATGAAGCCGGAAGAGAAATACGCAAAGCATTTATACCCAGAGATGCAGATCACATTTTAATATCTGCTGATTATTCTCAAATAGAATTGAGACTTATAGCAGAAATTGCACAAGAAGAAATGATGTTAGATGCATTTATCAAAGGACAGGATATTCATCGGGCAACGGCTGCAAAGGTTTATAATATTCCCTATGAAGAAGTAAATTCCGACCAGCGTAGAAATGCAAAAACAGTTAATTTTTCAATTCTGTATGGTGCAGGGTCAACCAATATTTCACGTCAATTAAATATTCCCCGTACAGAAGCTAAGGATTTAATTGATCAGTATTTTAAAACCTATATGGGTTTAAAATCCTATATGGCAAATGTGGTTGAAAATGCCCGGAGTAATGGTTATGTCAAAACGATGCTAGGAAGAAAACGCGTTTTACGCGATATTAATTCTAAAAATGGTTTGTCGCGCACCAATGCAGAACGTGTTGCTATTAATACACCCATTCAAGGAACTGCTGCAGATATGATTAAAATTGCAATGATCCATATTCATAAACGTTTTAAAGAAGAAAATTTACAAACTAAAATGATCTTACAAGTACACGATGAGTTGGTTTTTGATACTTTGAAATCTGAATTGGAACAGGTTAAGAAAATTATTGCTTACGAAATGAAACACGCCATTCCAAATATGAAAGTTCCTATTGAAGTAGGAATAGATTCTGGTGAAAACTGGTTGGAAGCACATTAATAAAAAATTGAATCTATCTTATGAAATTAAGTAAACCCATACATGTAAATGAATTAGCATCCCGGTTTGGAATGCAATTGGTTGGAAACAAAGATCAATGGATTTATGGTATTAATGAAATTCATAAAGTTGAAAACGGAGATCTTACTTTTGTAGATGCCGAAAAGTATTATAGCAAATCCATCAATTCTCAAGCTAGCATCATACTTATTAATAAAGAAGCGGAATGCCCGGAAGGTAAAACTTTACTAATAACAGATCAACCTTTCGAAGTATATAATCAATTAGTTTTAGAAGCACGACCCATCATTCCGCAATTTACATCGATTGCAGAGACCGCATATATTCATTCTTCCGCTACGATTGAATCCAATGTTGTAATTGGGCATCATGCGGTTATTGGTGCCCATGCTCACATACAAAGCAATTCTTGCATTGGTGAATTTACTGTTGTTGGAAATCATGTAAATATTCAATCTGGAGTAATTATTGGATCCGATGCTTTCTATTATAAAAAAACAAATGAAGGATTTAAAAAATGGCGCTCTGCAGGGCGCGTAATTATTCATGACCATGTAGATATTGGAGCTGGATGCACCATCAATAAAGGGGTCTCTGGGGATACCATCATTGGAGAAGGAACAAAAATAGATTGTCAGGTTCAAATCGGACATGGCGTAGTAATCGGCAAACATTGTTTGATCGCTTCTCAAGTAGGAATTGCAGGTAAAACTATTTTAGGAGATCATGTGGTTTTATATGGTCAGGTTGGTATCGCTCAAAATTTAATCATTGGTGATCGTGTAACGGTATTAGCGAAATCTGGAGTTGGCAAAAATTTAGAAACCGGTAAAACTTATTTTGGAATTCCTTGTGAAGAAGCTAGATTAAAATTGAAAGAAATGGCCGCACTTCGAATCCTGGCCGAAAAATTCCAAAAGAAATAAAATTCAAACATTCAGAATTTCTGGTTTAAAGTATTCTTTTTGAAAGTCATTATCTTTATTTAATTGCAATCCCAATTAAATTTAATGATACTACCACAGGATTTCAATTTTTTTATATTGAACTTTATTTCGGTAAAAATAAAATAGGAATCGAAAATGTAAATAATGTGCAAAAACAAAGTCACACGCTATGTTTTAGCATAGATTCAAATTTATTACAATCGCAAATTATAATTTTATCTTCTTCGTTACAAACGGAAAAATGGATATTCAATTCACTGGATTTCCTCCAAGTTTCCTCGCCAATCGATGACTTGGTTTTTCAATAACCCAATAAAAAAGTGCGGATCCCAAAATAGCGCCTAAAATGCCAAAGCCAATAAATAATATCCTATTTCCATCAGGATATACATGGGTTAAACCATCAATCAAAGACCAGCCTACTTGAATATGTATTAAATAATATGAATAAGATATTTTTCCCAGATAAACTAAAGGTTTGATCATATATTGAAAAAAATATATAAATATTGATCCACCAACAACTGCAGATAAATGATAGATATCAAAACACCAGTACGTTAATAAAAAAGCGAATAGCAGTCCAATTAGAAGTTCTTTGTTACGAATGCTATCAATATGTGCATTAAACAATAATATACCAATTACGAAATGACATCCGAAATAAAAAACGGTATGTTCCCAATTTAGCCACCTCCCTAAACAAAAAAGCAGTAATACAAAAATACTGATTTTATAATTTTTAAATATCAGTAGCGGAAAAATCAAAGCGATTAATAGATAATATTGTATTTCAATAGCAAGGCTCCAATAAATACCTTTCAACCAGGGTTTGTCTAAAAAATCATTGATATGCAGAATATGATAAAATAAATCCTTCCAATCAAATACAATTACTTTATCTCTATAGTGAATTGAAAAACTTGCCAGATAATCAATAAAAAAGATTAAAGCAATACTTAACCAATAAGGAGGTTCAATCCGGGCAAGTCGTTTGAGCATAAAACGGCCAGCATCCCGAAATTGGTAATTGCTCTTATACATCGTATAAGGAATCACAAATCCGCTGATTACAAAAAAGATTTCAACACCTAAATAACCTCTGGAAAATATAAATCGCAATGGATGCTCCTGTGGCAAGAAACCCTCCGTAAAGTGATATAGACATACAAGCAAAGCAACCAGGCCCCGCAGCATATCAATAGAATAGAGATGCTTTTTCTGCATTTAAGACTCCAAAAGTAAATAATGATATCTAAATCATACGATGTGTTTATTTTTACTCTTGTTTAATACTCCTGATGTACACACTTAAGAAACATTTTTTAAAGATTGGCTTACTCCTTTCTATCGTATATGTTAAGCTATTTGCAGTCGGAATAGATACGATCTCCATACCCAGTAGTTGTATGCATAAATCATTTCCTGCACTTCTTGTTTTACCCGATTCTTATTATGTCTCTACTAGAAGATATCCAGTACTCTATTTGCTGCATGGTCATAGCAGTGGGCCAAGCTCCTGGTATCTTGTAATTCCAAATTTAAAAAAATGGGCCGATAGTTTACAAATGATATTAGTATGTCCTGATGGAGATTATGACAGTTGGTATCTCGATAGCCCTGTTTTGAAAACCAGGAAATTTGAAACTTATTTCACAAAAGAGATAGTTGCTTTTATGGATACAAGGTATCGTACAATTGCAAATCGAAAATCGAGAGGAATTAGTGGTATCAGCATGGGAGGACATGGTGCATTTTATCTTGGATTGAAACATCCAGATATTTATGGTGTAATTGGCAGTAGCAGTGGTGGATTAGATTTATTACCATTCGATAAAGAATGGAATCTGCAGTCCTTATTAGGAGATATTAAAAGAAATAAAGAGCAATGGAAAAAATTCAGTTGCTTATATTTATTAGATTCGATTAAAAAAACAGATCAAAATTTGTGGATAGATTGTGGATATTCTGATTTTTTCTTGGAAGTAAATCGTGCCTTTCATAAAAAACTTTTGGAAAAGAACATAGAGCATGCTTATTTAGAAAGTCCAGGAGGGCATGAATTAGCATATTGGAAGAAAAGTTATATTAATCAATTTCACTTTTTTAGACAACACCTTTCTGTTTCAAGGTTGAATTCTCATTAATTACTGCAAACGCCTCATTTAAAGCTATAAACAAAATATTTAGATCTCCAGGATCGTATATTTTAAGCAGGGCAACAAATAATAAAATTCTTTAAAGTGATCTCAAAGAATTTCCATTAGATTATCTACTTTTGCGCTCAGTTATGAACCTACAAGAATTGAAACGGGTTGCATCCCAGTTGCGCAGGGATATTATTCGTCAAACTTCCCAATGTGCCAGCGGTCATCCGGGAGCTTCTCTCGGTTGTGCAGATTTTCTGACAGCACTTTATTTTCAGGTATTAAATAAGAAAATACCATTTTCAATGGAAGGTAAAGAAGAAGACATTTTTTTCTTGTCAAATGGTCATATATCACCAGTCTTTTATGCAGCATTAGCGCGTTGTGGATATTTTCCAGTCGAAGAATTGAATACCTTTCGAAGAATAAATTCCAGATTACAAGGTCATCCAACAACACATGATCATTTACCTGGTGTTCGTATTGCATCCGGTTCCTTAGGACAAGGTGTCAGTGCTGCATTAGGAGCCGCTCTCGGAAAACGACTCGACAAAGATCCTGGATTCGTATATGTTTTAACTGGGGATGGCGAATTGCAAGAAGGACAAATCTGGGAAGCTTTAATGGCTGCAGCTCATTATAAAATTGATAATCTAATAGTAACCGTCGATTGGAATGGTCAACAAATCGATGGACCCAATGATAAGGTAATGGCCTTAGGAGATTTGCCTGCCAAATGGGCAAGTTTTGGCTGGGAAGTGCTCCAAATGAACGGAAATATAATGGAAGAAGTTCTTGAAACTTTAGCTTTAGCAAAATCAAAAACCGGCCATGGTAAACCGATTGTAATTCTTATGAAAACGATTATGGGTTTTGGCGTTGATTTTATGATGGGTACCCATAAATGGCATGGCGTAGCCCCAAATGCAGAACAAACAGTAACAGCACTTGCCCAATTGGAAGAAACGCTTGGAGACTTTTAAATTGGAAGCTTATGAAGATTCCAGGCATCGTTTGCAAACCTAAAATGGCTGATCATTGGATGCACATAACAGGCCTTTTTTGTTTGAAATTATCATCGGTGATAAAATTGTAAAATGCAATGATTTATAAATAATTAATCTTTAAAGGAGTTTCATGAAACCGAAAAATTAACCTCCTGTATTTCTGAATTTATATAAACAAACAACGAACTACTCCTTAAACCGAATCACAAATAAACTATCATTTAAAATGTCCTGGGATCAATATCAATCAACAAAAAAAGTAGCAACCCGAAATGGCTTTGGAGAAGGTTTTTTGGAAGCAGGTAGAAAAAATCATGAGGTCGTAGGCTTATGTGCCGATTTAATTGGTTCATTAAAAATGGATGCTTTTCAAAAAGAATTTCCAGATCGTTTTTTTCAAACAGGGGTGGCAGAAGCAAATATGATTGGAATGGCCGCTGGACTTGCAATTGTCGGCAAAATACCATATACAGGAACCTTTGCAAATTTTAGTACGGGTCGTGTGTATGACCAGATTCGTCAATCGGTGGCATACTCAGATAAAAATGTTAAAATTTGTGCCTCCCATGCTGGTGTAACATTAGGTGAAGATGGCGCTACCCATCAAATTTTGGAAGACATCGGACTCATGAAAATGCTTCCTGGCATGACCGTAATTAATCCAGCAGATGCCGCACAAACAAAAGCTGCAGCAATGGCTATTGCCGATTGGAAAGGTCCCGTTTATTTGCGTTTTGGAAGGCCAGATTGGCCTGTATTTTTAGAAAACATGCCATTTGAAATTGGCAAAGCATTGACCTTAAAAGAAGGTAAAGATGTAAGTATTTTTGCAACGGGACATCTATTATGGCAAGCATTGGAAGCAGTTCGAATTTTAGAAACTGAAGGCATCGATTGCGAACTAATAAACATTCATACTATAAAACCAATTGATCAGGATGCAATTTTAAAATCAGTTCGTAAAACAAATCGCGTAGTCAGTTGTGAGGAACATCAACGAAATGGTGGTTTGGGTGATTCTATAGCTCAAATTCTGGTACAACACCATCCTTGTCGCCAGGAATATGTGGCGGTGAATGATTCTTTTGGTGAATCTGGTAAGCCTCTTGAGCTGTTAGATAAATATGGTTTAAGTGTAATGAATGTTGTCAATGCTATTAAAAAGGTGCTTGTCTGATACCATTTTTTTAATTCATTTAGTAACATTAAATTTCTTGTTTTCCTCTTAGTTCAATTGAATATTACTGAATTTTAGTTAAATTTTCACATTTCTTTTGTTTCTGTGAACAATTAAATAGTATATATTTGTTTACTATTTGACCCAGGATTATTTCCGATCAAGCGATTCATTCTACTTTGAATATTTATTTTTAACTTATAACAAGATGTTTATGAAAAAAATCTTTACGTACTCTACGTTCCTTTTACTTATGGCGCTTTTTAGCTTTACCCAAACAGGGTATGCAGAAAATGGTCAATTAATGTTTGTTGCTACCATGTCGGCAGGCGATGAAGTACCACCAGTAAGAAGTGATGCATTAGGTTTAATGACCTTTTTAATCTCTGAAGATCGAACAGAAATGTTTGTTCATGGTGCTTTTTCAAATTTGACAGGCACGGTTGGAGGTTGCCATATTCACCTCGGTGGTTCTGATACTACAGGTCCTGTCTATATTGATTTAAGCTCCCTAATTGTTGGCAAACGAATTAAAGGTGCTGTAAAAATTCCTGCTGGTTTTTTCCCATTAGCGATGTTGTCTGAACTGTATGTAAATGTTCATACTAGTGTATTCCCAAATGGAGAAATCAGAGGTCAGTTGAATTGGAAAGCAGAACTTATTTTTCCTGCAATATTAGCTGGAAATAATGAAGTACCACCCGTAACTACCAATGGTTTAGGGGTAGGAACCTTTCGATTCTCTCAGAATTTAACAAGATTGCAATATGAAATTTTACCAACTGGGCTTTCGGGTCCGGCTACAGCAGCACATATCCACCAAGGACCTACTGGAGCTAATGGACCTGTAATTGCGGATTTAAATGCAGGGCCTTTTATAACTGGCACCATCGAAGATCCAATAATCGTAGAAGATGTTTTATTTTCAATTTTCTTCACCGGTGCATATGTTAATATTCATACAGCTGCCAATCCAGGTGGTGAAATTAGAGGACAACTCGTGTATGAAGCACTTGTAAATGGTAGTGGTATTATGAATGGTGATCAGGAAACTCCTCCAGTTACGACTTCTGCCAGAGGTTATGGATATGCATCTTTACAATATCCTAATTTAGATACCATTTTTTATGTTGTTCATTTTGAAGGAGTAGCAGCTACTGCGGCTCATATTCATCTTGGACCTGCCGGACAAAGTGGACCTGTATTAACTGCACTAACACCATCAAACACTCCAAATTTATATTTTGGCAGAGCTCGAGTAAGTCCTGATAATGTAACTGCTTTCCTGAAAGATGAACTCTATTTTAATATTCACAGTTCTGCAAATCCAGGGGGAGAAATCAGAGGTCAAATACAAAGTAACATCATGAAATCATTTGCTTTTGACTTGTGTGGTGATCAGGAAATTCCAGTTAAAAATGTAAATGCATATGGTGCAGCTTATGTTGCAATCAATAAAGCAAATACAGAATTAGATTATGGAATGCTCGTAAATGATTTAAATGGAGATGCAACATCCGCTCATATTCACGATGGTGCATTCGGTGTAAATGGACCAGTTGCTGTGGTGTTGGATTTACCAAATACATTCGCTACAAATGTAATTCCGATTACCGGTGGCATTGTTGCAAAACTTGAAAAAGATGGTGCTTATTTTAATGTACACACTCCGGCAAATCCAGCGGGAGAAGTAAGA from Saprospiraceae bacterium carries:
- a CDS encoding M28 family peptidase; translated protein: MLSSILGTCIIISKGNSQNSDDDIFFVKNIYEKALTEQLSYKWLTYLSETIGGRIAGSPQSMAAIEFTAQVLDTIGTDTVWRQACMVNYWYRGAREEIAIINHSLVGTRALNCLALGGSGATPKGGLSGTVIEVQSLEEARKLGSALKGKIVYYSRPFENKHLRTFYGYGGAVDQRVFGANIASKFGAKACVIRSMTGRMDNVPHTGSTIFEEGVTPIPAVAISTNDAVLLSNCMKAGETQLFIKTNCEWRGQKQSYSVIGEIRGSERPEEIILVGGHLDSWDVGGGAHDDGAGCVHSMEVLHLLKAMNYKPKRTIRCVLFQNEENGLAGATTYSRISNEKKEFHLAAIESDAGGFTPLGFGFDADSSVLLKYTQNLSKWEEVLGPYNIKFDKGGSGADVGQLKSQKGLLLGLSPDSQRYFDYHHTEQDRIQAVHPRELALGSAAMASLVYLIDKYGLGN
- a CDS encoding DUF3078 domain-containing protein, whose amino-acid sequence is MKQFIFKFLPAFIFTVFFISTSVCQTSEQNAMQEKERLAKLEATMKAASSKFWTCNAGIGLDLGQLLNINPYVGSGSNRLGIGGALNYKANYKKELLTWNNDILFNLSTQRIGSGTITNGSSEKVPFEKALDLLNLNSNIAYKVNAESAWAYSFDFGFRSQLLNSYIDSASNKIYLKELKVGNYNTTLASKLFSPALITLAPGMKYTKGTKFYAFLSPVAGQILIIADQNIANLGIHGTALKEGSTIEFETTKFSFGALAKAGYTSVYYKKLNANTELSLYSDYLDKPQNIDVVWTNNFGVEVFKGFNIGLKVDLYYDDNKLNSISDSKAIGGVLGLGKRVNIIEQLLLTYTRSF
- the polA gene encoding DNA polymerase I, which translates into the protein MKKLFLLDGHALVYRAHYAFITRPLINSKGLNTSAISGFTRTLWDIISNEKPSHLAVAFDLSGPTFRHKEFPAYKANREAQPEDITRAFPYIEELIKAFNIPIITVESFEADDVIGTIAKQAAREGFTVYMVTPDKDYGQLVEEHIKMYKPSRQGNGVDILGPKEITESWGIKRVDQVIDLLGLMGDAVDNIPGIPGVGEKTAVKLLDEYDTIENLIKNKDKLVGKLKDKVTEHSDLALLSKKLATIDIHVPIQFDEKIYKIEGFDKIRLAELFKLLEFRSLAQSILGNDQQGQQGNLFGEPTTIENEESPKEYKIADHDISNTKHHYVLIQTEAEIQDLISKLEKADRISFDTETTGIDANQAQLVGMSFCLKPTEAYYVPISENQEYALQQVQKFKTIFEDSTKKFIGQNIKYDMLMMKWYGINLPVPYFDTMIAHYLLEPDLRHKLDYLAESYLNYKMVAIEELIGKKGNSQGSMRDVPLEKIKEYAAEDADMTLQIKSILEKEIKEQELHKLITEIEFPLVSVLCDMEYEGVRIDGNFLNEYSKVLEGHIAQAEKLIYQKAGVRFNIASPKQVGEILFERLKIPYKWKKTSSNQYSTDEEKLTELAPENEIVNDILEHRKLSKLKSTYVDALPLMINPKTGRVHSSFNQARAATGRLSSENPNLQNIPIKDEAGREIRKAFIPRDADHILISADYSQIELRLIAEIAQEEMMLDAFIKGQDIHRATAAKVYNIPYEEVNSDQRRNAKTVNFSILYGAGSTNISRQLNIPRTEAKDLIDQYFKTYMGLKSYMANVVENARSNGYVKTMLGRKRVLRDINSKNGLSRTNAERVAINTPIQGTAADMIKIAMIHIHKRFKEENLQTKMILQVHDELVFDTLKSELEQVKKIIAYEMKHAIPNMKVPIEVGIDSGENWLEAH
- a CDS encoding UDP-3-O-(3-hydroxymyristoyl)glucosamine N-acyltransferase, whose amino-acid sequence is MKLSKPIHVNELASRFGMQLVGNKDQWIYGINEIHKVENGDLTFVDAEKYYSKSINSQASIILINKEAECPEGKTLLITDQPFEVYNQLVLEARPIIPQFTSIAETAYIHSSATIESNVVIGHHAVIGAHAHIQSNSCIGEFTVVGNHVNIQSGVIIGSDAFYYKKTNEGFKKWRSAGRVIIHDHVDIGAGCTINKGVSGDTIIGEGTKIDCQVQIGHGVVIGKHCLIASQVGIAGKTILGDHVVLYGQVGIAQNLIIGDRVTVLAKSGVGKNLETGKTYFGIPCEEARLKLKEMAALRILAEKFQKK
- a CDS encoding acyltransferase, which translates into the protein MQKKHLYSIDMLRGLVALLVCLYHFTEGFLPQEHPLRFIFSRGYLGVEIFFVISGFVIPYTMYKSNYQFRDAGRFMLKRLARIEPPYWLSIALIFFIDYLASFSIHYRDKVIVFDWKDLFYHILHINDFLDKPWLKGIYWSLAIEIQYYLLIALIFPLLIFKNYKISIFVLLLFCLGRWLNWEHTVFYFGCHFVIGILLFNAHIDSIRNKELLIGLLFAFLLTYWCFDIYHLSAVVGGSIFIYFFQYMIKPLVYLGKISYSYYLIHIQVGWSLIDGLTHVYPDGNRILFIGFGILGAILGSALFYWVIEKPSHRLARKLGGNPVN
- a CDS encoding esterase family protein; the encoded protein is MYTLKKHFLKIGLLLSIVYVKLFAVGIDTISIPSSCMHKSFPALLVLPDSYYVSTRRYPVLYLLHGHSSGPSSWYLVIPNLKKWADSLQMILVCPDGDYDSWYLDSPVLKTRKFETYFTKEIVAFMDTRYRTIANRKSRGISGISMGGHGAFYLGLKHPDIYGVIGSSSGGLDLLPFDKEWNLQSLLGDIKRNKEQWKKFSCLYLLDSIKKTDQNLWIDCGYSDFFLEVNRAFHKKLLEKNIEHAYLESPGGHELAYWKKSYINQFHFFRQHLSVSRLNSH